Proteins from one Podospora pseudocomata strain CBS 415.72m chromosome 4, whole genome shotgun sequence genomic window:
- the MRPL6 gene encoding 54S ribosomal protein L6 mitochondrial (COG:J; EggNog:ENOG503NUY2), whose product MLASNTTRRALASCSSTATAVLPSFLVPALQTSAPRRTFSATANRPSKLGRNPISIPPGVELQVGDLFVKKDVTTYLQTKKRKVVVKGPLGQLELDIPSFVKVDHDAEGRKAVLTVEDKEQKKQMEMWGTTWSYLSNYIMGVSEGHTAVLRLVGIGYRATVEPRPALEEYPGQQFVCLKLGFSHPVEMGLPLGMKASAPQPTRVLLEGIDKEQIMSFAAKIRRWRVPEPYKGKGIFINDETIKLKAKKIK is encoded by the exons ATGCTcgcctccaacaccaccagacGAGCACTCGCCTCGTGCTCCTCGACAGCCACCGCAGTCCTCCCCAGCTTCCTCGTACCAGCCCTCCAGACCAGTGCGCCCCGACGAACATTCTCCGCCACAGCGAACCGGCCGTCAAAGTTGGGGAGGAATCCAATCTCTATCCCTCCCGGAGTAGAGCTTCAAGTGGGGGATCTGTTCGTCAAGAAGGATGTGACCACCTACCTGCaaaccaagaagaggaaggtggtcGTGAAGGGGCCATTGG GCCAACTGGAGCTTGACATCCCCTCCTTCGTCAAAGTCGACCACGACGCCGAGGGCAGGAAAGCAGTCTTGACCGTGGAAGACaaagagcaaaagaagcaaaTGGAGATGTGGG GTACAACCTGGTCCTACCTCAGCAACTACATCATGGGCGTATCAGAAGGCCACACTGCCGTCCTCCGCCTCGTCGGTATCGGTTACAGAGCCACAGTCGAGCCCCGCCCCGCCCTCGAAGAGTACCCCGGCCAGCAGTTCGTCTGCCTCAAGCTCGGTTTCTCCCACCCCGTCGAGATGGGCCTCCCCCTCGGCATGAAGGCCAGTGcgccccaaccaacccgcgtcctcctcgagggTATCGACAAGGAGCAAATCATGTCCTTTGCCGCCAAAATCAGGAGGTGGAGAGTGCCGGAGCCGTACAAGGGGAAGGGCATTTTCATTAATGATGAAACGATCAAGCTCAAGGCAAAGAAGATCAAATAA
- the MET22 gene encoding 3'(2'),5'-bisphosphate nucleotidase (BUSCO:EOG09262HP3; COG:F; COG:P; EggNog:ENOG503NU2N), protein MPRDPSHKPRLPLLLLTSLLILILAAFIPSITSRLTLILSHLRSQSTTPNLAKMTSLYSRELEIAQLAVQRASILTKRVFHETSKGTVSKDDASPVTIGDFGAQALIISALKHNFPHDEIVAEEEATELRANPPLRDQIWELVRTTSLDDVAAEGLLGGGIKDADAMLDIIDQGNSKGGKVGRVWTIDPIDGTKGFLRGGQYAVCLALLEDGDVKVGAIGCPNLPVDDAAPLTADIGANATDDEGRGVLFSAVIGQGATSRPLKAGALAEERSISMKPLTDMSNASFCESVEAGHSNQSESAQIAQKLGITKQSVRMDSQAKYGSIARGAGDIYLRLPTSKTYQEKIWDHAAGDLIVREAGGQVTDIKGNRLNFGVGRTLATNSGVIAAPKAVHSQVLSVVQEVLGVK, encoded by the coding sequence ATGCCTCGTGATCCCTCTCATAAACCCCGTCTTCCTCTCTTGTTACTCACCTCTCTCCTAATCCTCATCCTGGCGGCCTTCATCCCCTCCATAACCTCccgcctcaccctcatcctctcccacctccgctcccaatccaccacaccaaaccTCGCCAAAATGACGTCCCTCTACTCCCGCGAGCTCGAAATCGCCCAGCTAGCCGTCCAACGCgcctccatcctcaccaaacGCGTCTTCCACGAGACCTCCAAAGGAACCGTCTCCAAAGACGACGCCTCCCCCGTCACCATCGGCGACTTCGGCGCCCAAGCCCTGATCATCTCCGCCCTCAAGCACAACTTCCCCCACGACGAAATCGtcgccgaggaagaggccaCCGAGCTCCGcgccaaccctcccctccgcgATCAAATCTGGGAGCTTGTCCGCACTACCAGCTTGGATGACGTCGCTGCTGAGGGGCTTTTGGGAGGCGGGATCAAGGATGCGGATGCAATGCTTGATATCATCGACCAAGGAAACAGCAAAGGTGGAAAAGTAGGGAGGGTCTGGACTATTGATCCAATTGATGGCACCAAGGGTTTTTTGAGAGGGGGGCAATACGCCGTTTGCCTTGCCCTGTTAGAGGACGGGGATGTCAAAGTGGGAGCGATTGGGTGTCCTAACTTGCCGGTTGACGATGCGGCACCTTTGACGGCCGATATCGGGGCTAATGCTACCGACGACGAAGGGAGGGGTGTGCTTTTTTCTGCGGTTATTGGACAGGGCGCAACGAGCAGACCTCTCAAGGCCGGTGCCCTGGCTGAGGAGAGGAGCATCTCTATGAAGCCTCTTACCGACATGTCCAACGCAAGCTTTTGCGAGAGTGTCGAGGCGGGACACTCGAACCAGAGCGAGTCGGCGCAGATTGCGCAGAAGCTGGGGATTACCAAGCAGAGTGTGAGAATGGACTCGCAGGCCAAGTACGGGTCTATTGCCAGAGGCGCGGGAGATATCTACCTGCGTTTGCCGACTTCCAAGACATACCAGGAGAAGATCTGGGATCACGCTGCTGGTGATTTGATTGTGAGGGAAGCTGGCGGCCAGGTAACCGATATCAAGGGTAACCGTCTGAATTTTGGCGTGGGGAGGACGTTGGCCACCAACAGCGGTGTCATTGCTGCGCCAAAGGCTGTTCACAGCCAAGTTCTGAGCGTCGTCCAGGAGGTCCTGGGTGTAAAATAA